The following are from one region of the Cinclus cinclus chromosome 7, bCinCin1.1, whole genome shotgun sequence genome:
- the ZFAND4 gene encoding LOW QUALITY PROTEIN: AN1-type zinc finger protein 4 (The sequence of the model RefSeq protein was modified relative to this genomic sequence to represent the inferred CDS: substituted 1 base at 1 genomic stop codon) codes for MANKKEPPFFNKDNMGPFHYKLPFYETMELFIETLTGTCFELRVSPFETVISVKAKIQRLEGIPVSQQHLIWNNMELKDDYCLDDYNISEGCTLKLVLAMRGGPVNTRRVPVKDPIREMAEYMDPARDKIWEKGPSNKQVTFLVYREGDRLNFFRVVDRGDGTLTPLSESLRXKIEYHIHMEGKYKLSFTFSGGSVYNLYADDEDETEASPSGQQIIENSITMNKMKLLKAKMENMNLSKKPKKTVKVKPRPPMTPRPSSGSVAAARHRFLRVLPHIGQSCLPPPGNLHQSESPQNALSALATLATAGRTMPSTANHFLKEDDAWQSNSWSQPVNSIRLPPKISRVELENAKLPTNGILTPVSSLPANSEKVSENVTSTSEEDAVLFPNLTNVELYGTEEEHLSEPDAFAFLAEASTAEQCSEIYDIGKVNPELELPDGDKDSKVVEQHRKPIGKVLSTAAMETGLLSPQKNLLLSPLRYSAQVAHHSTLKPQAQPRCFEAGNLRSTASPNVLRSLEVRSIADSSFSRTTRFCSVKVESLGKRPDVISKSEARDVRDVASKASKEPTSSVSNLGFLASLARSTNRESLQSSCGTDRFRTSGIALPTNLQHFQEEGFRKASPPNEAAEYILSAHGLGMNGSMAAVGKRVGEATHLPPVDGLIQAKKKISKHCFLCGKKTGLATSYECRCGNNFCAAHRYAETHTCTYDYKSAGRRYLQETNPIISAPKLPKI; via the exons gTATTCCTGTCTCTCAGCAGCACTTAATTTGGAATAATATGGAACTGAAGGATGACTATTGTTTGGATGATTATAA CATTTCAGAAGGCTGCACTCTGAAGTTGGTTCTGGCAATGCGAGGTGGACCTGTTAACACCAGAAGAG ttCCTGTGAAAGATCCTATCAGGGAAATGGCTGAGTACATGGATCCTGCTAGAGACAAGATCTGGGAGAAAGGGCCATCCAACAAACAAGTGACCTTCTTGGTGTATCGAGAAGGAGATCGGTTGAATTTCTTCCGTGTGGTTGACCGGGGCGATGGCACTTTAACACCACTGTCTGAGTCTTTGAGGTAAA aaatagaATATCACATCCACATGG AGGGTAAATATAAGCTTTCTTTTACTTTCAGTGGTGGTTCAGTTTATAATTTATATGCTGATGATGAAGATGAGACAGAGGCATCACCTTCTGGCCAACAGATTATTGAGAATTCAATTACtatgaataaaatgaaactgCTCAAGGCAAAGATGGAGAACATGAATCTGAGTAAAAAG cctAAGAAAACTGTCAAGGTGAAGCCTCGCCCTCCCATGACTCCTCGACCATCTAGTGGCTCGGTGGCTGCTGCTCGTCACCGCTTTCTGAGAGTGCTCCCCCATATCGGACAGTCGTGCCTACCTCCTCCTGGGAATTTGCATCAGTCAGAATCTCCTCAAAATGCACTTTCAGCATTGGCTACTTTGGCCACTGCTGGTAGAACAATGCCATCCACAGCTAATCACTTCCTTAAGGAAGATGACGCTTGGCAGAGCAACTCTTGGTCTCAGCCAGTCAATAGCATCAGGTTACCACCGAAAATATCTCGTGTTGAACTAGAAAATGCAAAACTACCTACAAACGGTATTCTGACTCCTGTTTCATCCCTGCCTGCAAATTCAGAAAAAGTATCTGAAAATGTGACCTCAACAAGCGAGGAGgatgctgttttgtttccaaatctAACAAACGTGGAGCTGTATGGAACAGAGGAAGAACATCTGTCTGAACCagatgcttttgcttttttagcAGAAGCAAGCACTGCTGAACAGTGTAGTGAGATATATGACATAGGAAAGGTGAACCCAGAGCTTGAACTGCCTGATGGAGACAAAGATTCTAAGGTTGTAGAGCAGCATAGAAAACCTATTGGCAAAGTGCTGAGCACTGCAGCAATGGAGACTGGTCTTTTAAGTCCtcagaaaaatctgcttttgtcCCCCCTCCGGTATTCGGCACAAGTGGCACATCACAGTACTCTGAAACCACAAGCACAGCCTAGATGCTTTGAGGCTGGTAACTTGAGATCTACGGCCTCCCCAAACGTGCTTCGATCGTTGGAAGTACGTAGTATAGCAGACTCCTCTTTTTCTAGGACCACTAGATTTTGTAGTGTGAAAGTAGAGTCACTTGGCAAAAGACCTGATGTAATTTCTAAATCAGAGGCTAGGGATGTTAGAGATGTGGCTAGCAAGGCATCCAAAGAACCTACAAGTTCTGTAAGTAACTTAGGATTTCTGGCTTCGCTGGCCCGAAGCACAAACAGGGAAAGTTTACAGAGTTCCTGTGGGACTGACAGGTTTCGGACTTCTGGTATTGCACTACCTACAAACCTGCAGCATTTTCAGGAAGAAGGCTTTAGGAAAGCTTCTCCTCCAAATGAAGCTGCTGAATATATTCTA tctgcACATGGGCTTGGAATGAATGGAAGTATGGCAGCTGTAGGGAAAAGAGTAG GTGAAGCAACCCATCTTCCACCTGTGGATGGCTTAATtcaagcaaaaaagaaaatttcaaagcaCTGCTTTCTTTGTGGCAAGAAAACTGGATTGGCAACCAGCTATGAGTGCAG ATGTGGAAACAACTTCTGTGCAGCACACCGCTATGCAGAGACTCACACCTGCACCTACGACTACAAGAGTGCGGGACGGAGGTATTTGCAGGAGACCAATCCCATCATTAGTGCACCAAAGCTTCCCAAAATTTGA